In one Pasteuria penetrans genomic region, the following are encoded:
- a CDS encoding IS256 family transposase, with translation MIPIDLDVDRMEKRIEERIQHYEQKGLSLQESIPHVVEEIEEDSEWAPGPMGRAYTFIANYQFKKQILGGREKHQRGPDFPKVDRNGYKKRKKRTSKGIVVYYDPQPRKGHFRSAVTKPYKKYTKSCIDILSSLRKAGMSIKKISELSNDILRSKISRSTVSRLLMGHLKEENRGFNEEPIRNPHEIRTVKVDAYYKPVRGFGKVAVYVIKASRKNTSGIKTDEVLSSLVNPPETAETWYEALQNVYDRGLRMGPDTLFIADGHKGIRKALSQVYPEAGFQGCQFHKMVNLYQAFRKDRPRKKGVKWEPIRSRIYQDIFHVLDKKEALHGLIRFSDDYQSKLPKLVEGLWASFDDVTTYLDYDLADAVQNRTTGSLERNHREARRYTNGVSCYPTLDSFQRVIDSVYKNFNLEQAKKLSGMDNHSVSAWGLGEFAIPAMYPLSSH, from the coding sequence ATGATTCCAATTGACTTGGATGTAGACAGAATGGAAAAAAGGATAGAAGAACGTATACAACATTACGAACAGAAAGGATTATCGCTTCAGGAATCCATCCCCCATGTAGTGGAAGAGATCGAGGAAGATTCTGAATGGGCTCCTGGTCCCATGGGGAGGGCTTATACTTTTATAGCCAATTATCAGTTTAAAAAACAAATTTTAGGTGGCCGGGAGAAACACCAAAGGGGTCCCGATTTCCCAAAAGTAGACCGAAATGGTTATAAAAAACGTAAAAAACGCACCAGCAAAGGAATTGTGGTTTACTATGACCCCCAGCCAAGGAAAGGGCATTTCCGATCTGCGGTTACTAAACCCTACAAAAAATATACGAAGTCGTGTATAGATATTCTTTCCTCCTTACGTAAGGCCGGTATGTCCATAAAAAAAATATCCGAATTGTCGAATGATATTCTGCGATCAAAAATCTCACGCTCCACTGTGTCAAGATTACTTATGGGACATCTAAAGGAAGAGAATAGAGGATTCAATGAGGAACCCATAAGAAACCCGCATGAAATTAGGACCGTAAAGGTGGATGCTTACTACAAACCCGTTCGTGGATTCGGGAAAGTAGCTGTCTATGTCATAAAAGCGAGTAGGAAAAATACATCAGGGATAAAAACAGATGAGGTTTTATCAAGTTTGGTAAATCCCCCCGAAACAGCTGAAACTTGGTATGAAGCCCTCCAAAATGTTTACGACCGTGGTTTACGGATGGGTCCTGATACCCTTTTTATTGCTGATGGTCATAAGGGAATCAGAAAGGCGCTAAGCCAAGTATATCCCGAAGCAGGTTTTCAAGGGTGTCAATTCCACAAAATGGTGAATCTTTACCAGGCCTTCAGAAAGGATAGACCGAGAAAAAAAGGAGTGAAGTGGGAACCCATCCGAAGCCGGATTTATCAAGACATTTTTCATGTTCTTGACAAAAAAGAAGCCCTTCATGGCTTGATACGCTTTAGTGATGACTATCAATCCAAGTTGCCCAAGCTCGTTGAAGGTCTATGGGCTTCCTTTGATGATGTGACAACGTATCTCGATTACGACCTAGCGGATGCTGTTCAAAATCGTACAACGGGTTCCTTAGAGAGAAATCACAGGGAGGCCAGACGTTATACGAATGGAGTGAGCTGTTATCCTACCCTTGATTCATTCCAAAGGGTGATTGATTCCGTGTATAAAAATTTCAACTTAGAGCAGGCAAAGAAACTTAGTGGGATGGATAATCACTCTGTGTCCGCATGGGGACTGGGAGAATTCGCTATCCCTGCCATGTATCCCCTATCTTCACACTAA